GTTCATGACGCCACTGGGCCTGCAGAGGTCGATGCTGAACTACCTGGCAAGCATCCAGTCACCCGCGGAACAGAGCGAGCTGGCGCGGATAACCAACACCGCCGCATGGAAGAGAATGGCGGCAGTCGAGAATGCCGTCGTCGCCGCCCGTACGGATGCCCGAGGCGGCATGATGCTGTCCCCCGGTACTGCACAGTGGAGGTCCGACCTCAATCAGCTGGAGGCGGGTCTGGAGGACCTCATCCGGGCACGCACCGCACGGCTGCTCTCGGCGCAGGCCGACACTGCCGCCACGATACTGCGCCGCGACATCGCGGCAGCCCTTGCCGGGCTCGCGGCTGTAATCGTCTCTGCAACGCTCTCATGGCGGGTGTCCCGCTCCTTGCTGCACCGCATGGCCGGACTCCGCGCCGCCACGCTGGATCTCGCGACGCAACGACTGCCCGCCATCGTCGCCCGGTTGAACCGCGGTGAAACAGTCGACGTCGAAGCCGAAGCGCTCGATCTGGACTACGGCACCGACCAGGTCGGCCAGGTCGCCGAAGCGTTCAATGCTGTCCAGCGCACCGGAATCCGAAGCGCTGTGGAACTCGCTGACACCCGCCGGGGCTTGCAGAAGGCGATTGTGCTCAGCGCTCGCCGCAGCCAGAGTCTCGTCAATGGCCAGCTTGCCCTTCTGGACGAGCTCGAGCGCAAGTACCAGGATCCGGAAGTGCTCACCGACCTCTACCAGCTCGACTCACAGACCAGCCAGCTGCGCCGGTACGAGGAGAACCTGCTGATCATCGGCGGTGCCTGGCCGGGACGCCGGGGGAACCAGCCCGTGCTCCTGTCGGACGTGCTGCGCAGCGCCGTGGGCGAGGTCTCCCAGTACCAGAGAATCACCGTGAGCGCTGACGACAGTGTCCGTCTGATCGGCCCCGCTGTTGCCGCCGTCGTACACCTGATGGCTGAGCTGATGGAGAACGCCGCGAAGTTTTCGCCGCCTTTCTACCCTGTGTCCGTCAGGGTCGACACAGTCCTCAAGGGTGTATCCGTCGAAATCGAGGACCGCGGTATTGGCATGGCCGAAACGGAGTACGCGGATGCCAACCTCAGGCTGGCCCAACCTCCGGTGTCCGACGTGCTCTCCATCGGGCAAGACGCCCGGCTCGGCCTGCTCGTCATCACCCATCTCGCCGTCCGCCTCGGCATCACGGTGACCTTGCGACCGTCCGCGTTCGGCGGCACCTCCGCGGTGGTACTGATTCCCCAGGGGCTGCTGGTCCGTAACACGGAACTGGTCCACGGCACGGAGCACAGCAACCGGCCCGAAGCGCCGGCGGCCGACGCAGTTCCCCCCGACCACCTGCGTCGTTCAGGGCAGTTCTGGCCTTTCGACGGGCAACGCGCCGCCGCCGTTCCGGCCGCAGCCACCTCGGACGCGCCCGCCGGGCCCACCCAAAACGACAGGGCGCCAGGAGAACCCCCACCTTTGCCGCAACGCACTCCTCAGGCCAGCATGGCTCAGGAATTGGGTCTCGTCCCCACACCACATCCCCACCCCCCGGAGCCGCCCGGGCAGCCCCCCTCACCAGAACGGGCCGCACACACCCTGTCGGCTTTCCAACGCGGTACCGCACATGCCAGACGCTCCAGCCCCGGCAGCAGCCGTACGTGACGGCCGGTGAAGTTCATTGCATTCGCAGCCGGAACCACTTCCACCGCCCGGAGAAAAGCACCACATGGCCAAGCATTCCGCACCCAGCGACTACACCCCGCTGGACCTGCTGCTGACCCACCTCGCCGACCAAGTAGCCGACGTCCGCCACGTCCTCGTTGTCTCCCAGGACGGTATGGTCGTCAGCAGGTCCACGTCCCTGGCCCGGCCGGATGCCGAACGTCTGGCCGCCACGGTGTCGGGTCTGATGAGCCTGGGGCGCAGCGTCTGCGCCGGCTTCGACGGCGAAGCGGTCGTCCAGACACTGATCGAGATGCGGCAGGGCTACCTCATCATCACCTCGGCCGGTGGCGGCGCCTACTTGACCGTCCTGAGCACTTCCAGAGCCGACGTCGGCGTGGTCGCGTTCGAAATGAACCTGATCGTCACGCGGATCGGCAAACACCTCGGCACCCCGCCTCGTCGCCCTGAGGCCGCCACCGACTCATCCGGCGGTGCACCCCCCACATGAGTTACCACTCCCGCGCCCGGGTCGTCCATCCGACACTGCGGCCATGCGCAGCGCACCGCTCTCCCGCACCGGAGAGGCCGACGCGATGAGCCGATCCGGGCGCCTCGTACGGCTCTTCGCCCTCACAGCGGGCCGGGCCCGGCCCAGCCGCGATGTCTTCGCCCTGATCACCCAGGTGACTGCGGTGGACGAGCGGACGGCCTCGCCGAACGTCACGCTGCAGCCGGAACACCTGCGCATCCTGCGCGTCTGCCCCACCCCCACGGCAGTCGTCGAAGTCGCCGCCCGTGTCGACCTCCCCGTCTCCGTCGTCACCGTCATGCTCTCCGACCTGCTGGAGGCAGGAAGGATCACCACGCAACCGCCCGCCCACGTCGCCCCATACGCGACTACCGGCCCGGACATCACACTGCTGCAGAGAGTGAGGGAAGGTCTTGCCAGGATCTGACACCGCCCCCGACCTCGTGAAGATCCTCATATCAGGGGGCTTCGGCGTCGGGAAGACCACCACGGTTGCGTCCGTCAGCGAGATCAATCCGCTGCGTACCGAGGAGGTGCTCACCGCACCGAGTTCGGGCACAGACGACCTCACCGGCATCGAGCACAAGACGTCCACCACGGTCGCGCTGGACTTCGGGCGTATCACACTCAGTCCCGATCTGGTGCTCTACCTGTTCGGCACTCCCGGACAGCAACGCTTCTGGTTCATGTGGAACGACCTGGCCATGGGGGCCCTCGGCGGCGTCGTCCTGGTCGACACCCGACGGCTGGAAACCAGTTTCGCCGCGATCGACTTCTTCGAAAACCGCGCCATTCCCTTCATCGTCGCCGTCAACTGCTTCCACGGCCAACAGCCCTACAGTGCCGCCCAGATCCGCGCCGCTCTCTCCCTCCAGCCCACGACCCAACTGTGCCTGTTCGACGCTCGCGACCGCGCCTCATGCCGTGACGTCCTGATGGCCCTGATGGACCAGGCCATCGCCAGGCTCACCATCGCGACCGACGCCACCGGCATTGCCGGGCGCACGGTGGCTCGGAAGCCTGGCCTGCCGTGACCCGACGTCATACCGAATGATCTTTTGATCGGGCTGCTGATCTGCGCCGGCCGCTCAGCGCTTCTCGCAAGGACGGAGCGCGCCGATTGGCTGCCTCCAGTGCCGGCCGACTTGGCCTGCATTCCTTGGTCGGACCTGGGGATTGGCTGAGCCGTTGGTCACGTGGTTGGTCACGCCACTGCGCGGAAATGCAGAAAACCCCTGATGAACAGGGGTATCAGCTGGTGTCCGAGGGGGGACTTGAACCCCCACGCCCGATAAAGGGCACTAGCACCTCAAGCTAGCGCGTCTGCCATTCCGCCACCCGGACAAGGTGACCGCGTTCTCCCGCGGCGACAGGGACAACAATACCAGGGGTTTCAGGTCGTTCTCACCTGCATTTCCCGTGGTCAGTGCGGTGCAGCAGTAGCCGCCGAACGCTCACAGCACCCATCCCGGACGACCTTCACAGTATGCATACAGTTGAGCACTCTCCGCGCTAACTCATGCGCAGGAAATGCGCATGCTCGCGGCCTTGTTGTTGCCGATGATGCTGTCGGTGGAGCGGCGGACGAGCAGGTGGTGGGCGAAGCCGTCGGCGGGCTGCCGGCCGGACAGAGTGACGTCGAACCAGGTCCAGTCGTAGCACCGCTGCCCCTTGGAGCCCTCACCCAGGCTGCGGCGCTCCAACGTTTTCCCGGCGCGGGGCGGGCGGGCCTTCGAGGAGGATCTGGAATGCGTCGCGGGCCGCCGTCGGAACCAGCTGCTACCCCTCGGCGGAGGCCAACGCCCTTGTACAGCCGCGTCCGTGACGCACTCCACACGGTCACAGCCATTTTTAAATAGGCATGCAGCATGCGCGTTTGCTAGCGTCCGGAGTGTGCGACTGACAAAGTTCACCGACCTGGCATTGCGTTCCGTCATGCGCCTGGCGGTCTCCACCGTTGACTACCCTGTGACCACGCGCGACGTGGCGGAAACCATGGACGTTCGATACACGCACGTCGCGAAGGCAATCACACGCCTCCAGCACCTGGGCGTGGTCGAAGCCCGGCGAGGCCGCGGCGGCGGACTGGCACTGACCGACCTCGGACGGCGGGCCTCAGTCGGCTGGCTGATACGAGAACTTGAGGGTGAGGGCGAGGTCGTCGCCTGCGACGACGACCCACCGTGCCCACTGCGCGGGGCCTGCCGCCTGCGACGGGCGCTGCGCGACGCCCAGGAGGCGTTCTACGCCACGCTCGACCCGCTGACCGTGAACGACCTGGTGGCCTCGCCCACCGGACCGGTGCTGGTCGGACTCGTCGGCCGGCCACCGGAGTAATCCACGCAAACCAAGGGGGGCGGTTCCCCGCGCCCTTAAATGCGAAGATCATCTACTGATTAAGGAGTCGCTGTGCTCTCCGAGCAGTCCACCCCCGTTGTCCGAGCCACGCTGCCGGTGATCGGCGCCGCCATCGGGGACATCACCGAGCTGTTCTACCGGAAGCTGTTCGATGCCCAACCCGAGCTGCTGCGGGACTTGTTCAACCGGGGCAACCAGGCCAACGGGCATCAGCAGCAGGCGCTGGCCGGATCCATCGCGGCGTTCGCGGGCATACTGCTGGAGAGCCCCGACTCCCGCCCGGACGCGATGCTCGCTCGCATCGCACACAAGCACGCCTCCCTCGGCATCACCTCCGACCAGTACAAGATCATCCACCGTCACCTCTTCGGAGCGATAGCCGATGTGCTGGGCGACGCCGTCACCCCCGAGGTCGCCGCGGCGTGGGACGAGGTCTACTGGCTGATGGCCAACGCGCTGATCGCCATCGAGGCCCGTCTCTACCAGGAGGCCGGCGCCGCCGAGGGCGACATCTGGCACAGCATGGAGATCACCGAGCGACGTCAGGAGACACCCGACGTGGTCTCGTTGGGTCTGCGGCGCGCCGACGGCCGCCCCACGGAGCCCTTCCGGCCGGGCCAGTACGTCAGCGTCCAGGTCGAACTGCCCGACGGCGCCCGGCAGATCCGCCAGTACAGCCTGTCCGCCGCCCCGGGCCGCCCGCACTGGCGTATCACCGTCAAGCGCGTGCGGAACGATGTGAATCCGGACGGTGAAGTCTCGTCCTGGCTCCACGAGCACGCGCGGCCGGGCGACACTCTCACCGTGTCCGCCCCGTTCGGCGACCTGGTCCTGCCAGAGGGTGACGGCCCGCTGCTCCTGGCGTCCGCCGGTATCGGCAGCACACCCATGCTGGCCATGCTCGACCATCTCGCCTCCAGCGGCTCGGCCCGCCCGGTGACCGTGGTCCACGCCGACCGCTCCCCAGCCGACCACGCGCACCGCGACGAGCAGCGCACCCTGGCGCTGGCGCTCCCGGACGCGCGGCTCCACCTGTGGTACGAGGAGCCCGGCGACCAGGCACCGGACGCGTCGACCGGCCGGGCCGACCTCACCGCACTGGAACTCCACCCGGCCTTGACCGCCTACCTGTGCGGCCCGCTGCCCTTCATGCGCGGGGTCCGCGACGACCTACTGCGCCTCGGCGTGCCTGCGGGAATGATCCACTACGAGGTCTTCGGACCGGACCTCTGGCTGGGGCGACAGTAGGGCCGTGTCCACCGAGACGGTCTGAATGGCGCGACGGGCCAGAGCAGATGGCCGAGGGGAAAGACAGCGACAGAAGGCGGCCACCCGAACCGGGCCCCGCGCAGAAAACGAAAGGGCAAACCGCATGCATGCCACCTCGGCCGCCGTAGCCGTCGCCGCCACTTTCGTCTGGCTCGGGATGGTGCTCGCCATCTCCTTCCTGGAGGCGCCGCTGAAGTTCCGCGCCCCCGACGTGACGGTAAGGATCGGGCTCGGCATCGGCCGCCTCGTCTTCCGAGCGCTCAACCGCGTCGAGGCCGTGCTGGCGACCGTCGTAGTCGCGGCGGTCGCCGGCGGCGATCCCCCGGTGGCCGTGGCGGTCCTGGCGGCCATCCCCGTCGTGCTGCTGGCGGTGCAGCTCACCGCTGTCCGCCCCGTCCTCAACCGCCGGTCCGACCGGGTGATGGCGGGGAAGGAAGTCCCGCGCTCCCACGCCCATTTGGTCTACGTGGCCTGCGAGTCGGCCAAGGCGGTCACGCTGCTCGTACTGGGCACCGTCACGCTTCATGGCTGATGAATCCATCAGAATCAACCGCAGAGGCCGGATGCAACGCACTGAGCCGAAGTGCTCGTGCGGATCGGTCACCGAGCCGGGCGGCTGAAACTTCGGCGGCGGATGCGGGCCTACGGGAACGGTGCCGCCACTTGGTGAGCTCGACTCACGTCCTGGAGAAGCCGAAAAAGCAGGTGGACTGTGCGTAGTGGTGTACGTGTTTTCCCCCTTTCTTGCTGTATGGGTACGTGTGCAACGTGAGGTGTCCCCTCCCTTCACCTCCGGATGACGGCCATGGAACCCTCGAAGTCACTCTCCCCACCAGACCGGAAACCGACGTACACCACCGTCGACGACGGTACGGCGGACGGCCCGCGGAATACGGACCACACTTCATGTCGGCTCGCCCACCGACCGG
This window of the Streptomyces sp. SLBN-118 genome carries:
- a CDS encoding ATP-binding protein; translation: MLALVPSAALILLWAANAYRSLTEGLDLSRQAELGRSLDPKLDTVRWNLETELRISVTRLADPRTSLGALESQRNMTDNSIKKLGDLEHRLQQAPEKVRTAQMPFAVALRDFPLQQLRTQINQRSAATSTVMESFTYLINKQVTSAFQARQVPQGPLVSQAQPLSMLIITSQALHLEDTLMSQGLPSGTMSPDQRVAFMTPLGLQRSMLNYLASIQSPAEQSELARITNTAAWKRMAAVENAVVAARTDARGGMMLSPGTAQWRSDLNQLEAGLEDLIRARTARLLSAQADTAATILRRDIAAALAGLAAVIVSATLSWRVSRSLLHRMAGLRAATLDLATQRLPAIVARLNRGETVDVEAEALDLDYGTDQVGQVAEAFNAVQRTGIRSAVELADTRRGLQKAIVLSARRSQSLVNGQLALLDELERKYQDPEVLTDLYQLDSQTSQLRRYEENLLIIGGAWPGRRGNQPVLLSDVLRSAVGEVSQYQRITVSADDSVRLIGPAVAAVVHLMAELMENAAKFSPPFYPVSVRVDTVLKGVSVEIEDRGIGMAETEYADANLRLAQPPVSDVLSIGQDARLGLLVITHLAVRLGITVTLRPSAFGGTSAVVLIPQGLLVRNTELVHGTEHSNRPEAPAADAVPPDHLRRSGQFWPFDGQRAAAVPAAATSDAPAGPTQNDRAPGEPPPLPQRTPQASMAQELGLVPTPHPHPPEPPGQPPSPERAAHTLSAFQRGTAHARRSSPGSSRT
- a CDS encoding roadblock/LC7 domain-containing protein, whose amino-acid sequence is MAKHSAPSDYTPLDLLLTHLADQVADVRHVLVVSQDGMVVSRSTSLARPDAERLAATVSGLMSLGRSVCAGFDGEAVVQTLIEMRQGYLIITSAGGGAYLTVLSTSRADVGVVAFEMNLIVTRIGKHLGTPPRRPEAATDSSGGAPPT
- a CDS encoding globin domain-containing protein, whose product is MLSEQSTPVVRATLPVIGAAIGDITELFYRKLFDAQPELLRDLFNRGNQANGHQQQALAGSIAAFAGILLESPDSRPDAMLARIAHKHASLGITSDQYKIIHRHLFGAIADVLGDAVTPEVAAAWDEVYWLMANALIAIEARLYQEAGAAEGDIWHSMEITERRQETPDVVSLGLRRADGRPTEPFRPGQYVSVQVELPDGARQIRQYSLSAAPGRPHWRITVKRVRNDVNPDGEVSSWLHEHARPGDTLTVSAPFGDLVLPEGDGPLLLASAGIGSTPMLAMLDHLASSGSARPVTVVHADRSPADHAHRDEQRTLALALPDARLHLWYEEPGDQAPDASTGRADLTALELHPALTAYLCGPLPFMRGVRDDLLRLGVPAGMIHYEVFGPDLWLGRQ
- a CDS encoding ATP/GTP-binding protein, encoding MPGSDTAPDLVKILISGGFGVGKTTTVASVSEINPLRTEEVLTAPSSGTDDLTGIEHKTSTTVALDFGRITLSPDLVLYLFGTPGQQRFWFMWNDLAMGALGGVVLVDTRRLETSFAAIDFFENRAIPFIVAVNCFHGQQPYSAAQIRAALSLQPTTQLCLFDARDRASCRDVLMALMDQAIARLTIATDATGIAGRTVARKPGLP
- the nsrR gene encoding nitric oxide-sensing transcriptional repressor NsrR, translating into MRLTKFTDLALRSVMRLAVSTVDYPVTTRDVAETMDVRYTHVAKAITRLQHLGVVEARRGRGGGLALTDLGRRASVGWLIRELEGEGEVVACDDDPPCPLRGACRLRRALRDAQEAFYATLDPLTVNDLVASPTGPVLVGLVGRPPE
- a CDS encoding DUF742 domain-containing protein: MRSAPLSRTGEADAMSRSGRLVRLFALTAGRARPSRDVFALITQVTAVDERTASPNVTLQPEHLRILRVCPTPTAVVEVAARVDLPVSVVTVMLSDLLEAGRITTQPPAHVAPYATTGPDITLLQRVREGLARI